A section of the Leptospira kobayashii genome encodes:
- a CDS encoding HlyD family efflux transporter periplasmic adaptor subunit → MNLKRFKNLKETDSNWEQAHSSSYYDELLKHPAPDWDRKGILLLFGFFFVFLIFLFVAKVDVIIPSQGILRPKGNYFVSEALETGTVTSIYAKPGDFLKKGDPILELEFSEQQIELSKDSNTLGYEEKRLQKLIRNRKEAEKILKNLEFNLESNPGSELSGLVLSKFVSLKKAYMDFKNGIGAKFLYDQSLLEFNEEFGNLKDEIQKEQNTISSLRGDTRLKKERVDNAVLRMPFSGFVGALLVNNIGQNVTRGQTIAELIEEGQPLEAFVEIRNKDIGLILVGMDAVIKIHAFHQNDFGVLGGKVEQIVPNVKEKDTFSVVLSISDQDLKKDGKVFKLFPGLKVEADIITSRKRIFQVLFRKSNLPKDK, encoded by the coding sequence ATGAATTTGAAACGGTTTAAGAACTTAAAAGAAACGGACTCCAACTGGGAACAAGCTCATTCCTCATCTTATTACGATGAATTATTAAAACATCCAGCCCCGGATTGGGACAGAAAAGGCATCTTACTTTTGTTTGGTTTCTTTTTTGTATTTTTGATTTTTCTTTTTGTGGCAAAAGTGGATGTGATCATTCCTTCGCAAGGGATACTAAGGCCTAAGGGAAATTATTTCGTGTCGGAAGCATTGGAAACGGGAACTGTTACGTCGATATATGCGAAGCCGGGAGATTTTTTGAAGAAAGGTGATCCCATTCTGGAATTGGAATTTTCAGAACAACAGATAGAACTTTCCAAGGATTCAAATACGTTAGGTTATGAAGAGAAGCGGTTACAAAAACTGATCCGTAACCGGAAAGAAGCGGAAAAGATTTTAAAAAATCTGGAATTCAATTTGGAATCAAATCCCGGTTCTGAGTTATCCGGTCTGGTTTTGAGTAAATTCGTTTCTCTTAAAAAAGCATATATGGATTTCAAAAACGGAATCGGTGCTAAATTCTTATATGATCAGAGCCTATTGGAGTTCAATGAAGAATTCGGAAACTTAAAAGACGAAATCCAAAAAGAGCAAAATACGATTTCCAGTCTCAGGGGAGACACTCGTCTTAAAAAGGAGAGAGTAGACAATGCCGTACTTAGAATGCCTTTTTCGGGATTTGTAGGCGCTCTCCTGGTCAATAACATCGGACAAAATGTAACAAGAGGTCAAACCATTGCAGAATTGATCGAAGAAGGTCAACCTTTGGAAGCGTTTGTGGAGATCCGAAACAAAGATATCGGTTTGATCCTGGTGGGAATGGACGCCGTGATCAAGATACATGCATTTCATCAGAACGACTTCGGAGTGTTAGGTGGTAAAGTGGAACAAATCGTTCCTAACGTAAAGGAGAAAGATACTTTTTCCGTAGTACTTAGCATCAGTGACCAGGATTTAAAGAAAGACGGTAAAGTTTTTAAATTGTTCCCCGGGCTTAAAGTGGAAGCGGATATCATCACAAGTAGAAAACGGATCTTCCAAGTTCTATTTCGAAAATCAAATCTTCCAAAAGACAAATGA
- a CDS encoding peptidase domain-containing ABC transporter, with protein MKPEISRHAENIRQVFKNNYLFAELHEQELDDLYPDLEIRFYKTGQTILKAGQMPKFVHFVLNGRIGSRLTSEETEEDKSGLLEKGESFGERITLTGIPAKQDHFAVEPLVLLLLPVKTFLDLVKKYPGIAEKARHREEEQEKFHSVRKLSFFSELSPDEVRSFLKTIETVKIDAGEFLFQEGDEGNSAYIIRSGKIHIRTENPKKLISILKAGDILGEIAIFSHGPRLASAISAEDSVVYRVPGESLHKLLGDEKGHKLEEVVQSRLLRYSTYKSKEKEENILRPFESKRYELGKGIRKITIDQVTTDKPTLVGLVCSEIALRNFDKPLPANWKIRIKNELSRNRIPGIFELAIELEKMGFLTKELRIKPSQLTDVSFPVFVTDEENLPCALYAWDLTANAALLSHPLKGIIEMDMKSFLSSWDGIILQFVPSPPAMTADTGLFSFVRELRALFRPHRSELNWILGTTVISAVLALSFPYFLREVIDRVLVFSDRNFLLTLFLGVGISIVFQGLFSLFRNLLMIGIMQSLEYTFLVRFFQHILRLSLPEFRRFEASDYTQRLKENQRILEIISRSGVSVLLDLIVLPVFLLVLLINEFSLTIYGLSFLVIYALLVVRVSGRIRQLSEHTFESRKKTVSFLLSVIGGISIIKVSTQETMFLQKGMNEISRTILTELKAAKRASLLKFSGKFFEQVGMLAVIAIGINSVLEDKITLGTFLGFQVLFGLLVEPILRICRLYEDMLELRSSRKRVMDIYSMPGESASQRPFGELPRLQGKIRLENVSFKYSKDTKNIVQNINLEIQAGEKVAIVGRSGCGKSTLLRLMMGTLSPSEGRVFVDSFDLSTLDPEEVRIQFGAVEQQPVLFSGTIAENLCKKNPSLSKEAMYAGAKLAAVDSFVERLPFGYDTKLGEGGIGLSGGQKQRIAIARALVTNPSILFLDEPTSALDAESEAYVQNQWENMFRDRTVVQVSHRLHSTVGADRIIVMDQGKIVEMGTHSELISAKGFYYHLFPSSEGSYNEFETV; from the coding sequence GTGAAACCGGAAATTTCCCGTCATGCTGAGAATATAAGACAAGTTTTTAAAAACAATTATTTATTTGCCGAATTACATGAACAAGAGTTAGACGATCTATATCCCGACTTGGAAATCCGTTTTTATAAAACGGGACAAACCATTTTAAAAGCGGGGCAAATGCCTAAATTCGTCCACTTCGTTCTAAACGGACGGATCGGTTCCCGACTTACATCGGAGGAAACGGAAGAAGATAAGTCCGGCCTTTTGGAAAAAGGCGAGTCCTTCGGTGAAAGAATCACTTTAACGGGAATACCCGCAAAACAAGATCACTTTGCAGTGGAACCATTGGTTCTTCTTTTGTTGCCGGTTAAAACATTTTTAGATTTGGTAAAAAAATATCCCGGCATTGCCGAGAAAGCCAGACATAGAGAAGAAGAACAGGAAAAGTTTCATTCTGTTCGCAAACTGAGTTTCTTTTCGGAACTATCTCCCGATGAAGTCCGCTCTTTTCTGAAAACGATTGAAACTGTAAAGATTGATGCGGGAGAGTTTTTATTTCAGGAAGGAGATGAGGGGAATTCCGCTTATATCATCCGATCCGGAAAAATTCATATCCGAACGGAAAATCCTAAGAAACTAATCTCCATCTTAAAAGCGGGCGATATACTGGGAGAGATTGCTATCTTTAGTCATGGGCCGAGGCTTGCGAGTGCGATCAGTGCGGAAGATTCAGTCGTCTATCGGGTGCCAGGTGAATCTCTTCATAAATTATTAGGCGATGAGAAAGGCCATAAATTGGAGGAAGTGGTCCAATCCCGTTTGCTCAGGTACTCTACTTATAAGTCTAAGGAAAAAGAAGAAAATATTCTTCGGCCTTTCGAATCCAAAAGGTATGAATTGGGAAAGGGAATCCGTAAAATCACGATAGACCAAGTAACAACGGATAAACCGACACTTGTGGGACTTGTTTGTTCGGAAATAGCGCTTAGGAATTTCGACAAACCTCTTCCTGCCAATTGGAAAATCAGAATTAAAAACGAGCTTTCCAGAAACCGAATTCCGGGCATTTTCGAACTTGCCATCGAATTGGAAAAGATGGGATTTCTAACCAAAGAGCTTCGCATCAAACCTAGCCAGTTAACTGATGTTAGTTTTCCTGTTTTTGTTACCGATGAGGAAAACCTACCGTGTGCATTGTATGCATGGGACTTAACCGCCAATGCTGCCTTGTTATCCCATCCTTTAAAAGGGATTATCGAAATGGATATGAAATCCTTTTTATCTTCCTGGGACGGAATCATTTTGCAATTTGTGCCTTCTCCTCCCGCTATGACGGCGGATACGGGTTTGTTCAGTTTTGTTCGGGAATTGAGAGCTTTGTTTCGGCCACATCGTTCCGAATTAAATTGGATTCTCGGAACAACTGTTATATCTGCCGTTCTTGCATTGTCTTTTCCTTATTTTTTAAGAGAAGTGATCGATCGGGTTTTGGTTTTTTCCGATCGGAATTTTTTACTGACATTGTTTTTGGGAGTGGGTATTTCCATCGTATTCCAAGGATTGTTTTCCCTTTTCCGGAATTTGCTCATGATCGGAATCATGCAAAGTTTGGAATATACTTTCCTGGTTCGGTTTTTCCAACACATTCTCCGACTTTCTCTTCCCGAGTTCCGCAGATTTGAAGCGAGTGATTATACCCAAAGGCTTAAGGAAAATCAAAGGATATTGGAAATCATCTCCCGTTCTGGAGTTTCGGTTTTACTCGATTTGATCGTTCTTCCCGTATTTTTATTGGTTTTACTTATCAACGAATTCAGCCTTACGATATACGGACTTTCTTTCCTTGTCATTTATGCTTTGTTAGTTGTTCGTGTCTCGGGGCGCATTCGTCAATTGTCGGAACATACGTTCGAATCCAGAAAAAAAACGGTTTCTTTTTTATTATCCGTTATTGGAGGAATCTCGATCATCAAAGTATCTACTCAAGAAACGATGTTCTTACAAAAAGGAATGAACGAAATTTCCAGAACGATACTAACGGAACTGAAAGCAGCCAAAAGAGCCAGCCTACTTAAATTCTCCGGTAAGTTTTTCGAACAAGTGGGAATGCTTGCCGTGATTGCCATTGGAATCAATTCGGTCTTGGAAGATAAGATAACACTTGGTACTTTTCTCGGGTTTCAGGTTCTCTTCGGACTTTTGGTAGAACCGATTTTAAGGATCTGCAGATTGTATGAAGACATGTTGGAACTTCGTTCTTCCAGGAAAAGGGTAATGGATATTTACTCAATGCCAGGAGAATCGGCAAGCCAAAGGCCTTTCGGAGAATTGCCCAGACTTCAAGGTAAAATCCGCCTTGAGAATGTTAGTTTTAAATATTCGAAGGATACTAAAAATATCGTTCAAAATATAAACTTGGAAATTCAGGCGGGGGAAAAAGTCGCTATCGTAGGAAGAAGCGGATGCGGCAAATCCACATTGCTTCGTTTGATGATGGGAACCTTGTCTCCATCGGAAGGAAGAGTGTTCGTGGATTCTTTCGATTTGTCCACACTTGATCCGGAAGAAGTAAGAATTCAATTTGGTGCGGTGGAACAACAGCCCGTTTTATTTTCCGGAACCATCGCGGAAAATTTATGCAAAAAAAATCCGTCCCTTTCCAAAGAAGCTATGTATGCAGGGGCCAAACTTGCCGCGGTGGATAGTTTTGTAGAAAGACTTCCTTTTGGTTATGACACCAAACTGGGAGAAGGTGGGATTGGATTATCCGGAGGACAAAAACAAAGGATTGCCATCGCGCGCGCACTTGTTACCAATCCTAGCATCTTATTTTTGGACGAACCCACATCCGCTCTCGATGCGGAATCGGAAGCCTATGTTCAAAACCAATGGGAAAATATGTTTCGAGATCGAACGGTTGTACAAGTATCGCATAGACTTCATTCTACAGTTGGTGCCGATCGGATTATAGTGATGGATCAGGGAAAAATCGTAGAGATGGGAACTCATTCGGAATTGATTTCTGCAAAAGGTTTTTATTATCACTTATTTCCTTCCAGTGAGGGGTCATACAATGAATTTGAAACGGTTTAA
- a CDS encoding transferase, protein MYLLLPGRHHLLTRFQHEYLSMLGKEGLWGAVDIYGKDLEVKEKVTAVIFAVTSANHYSTRRNPLPLYQRAMMIQDFSSDLGYSSYVVPIDDVGHSEHFGQYTIKKIEAETDGLLRLNSDNTIVLCSTPVVKLYEDLGFRILPVEKIPGKKEEYLTKLPWQIIEGIVSDDRPIDKHLEYINYVHPASKRLWKEYGVVEKVRLLFSDAVVGEDGDLTETRNYNSYVREMDEIAELKFNETRDFIRPGRIGDIGCAVGSWIKLATEESGLAESDFYGVEIARKLYDICHQRKENGDFQNTNVFFLRKNAVTGLVFPKSSMKTIHTSSLTHEIESYTGRKNLLSFIQNRYEELSLGGVWINRDVVGPEDKEKEVYLWLDEKDGIADTDAKSFSSKEEKKKHLDSLSTYARFFHFQRDFRKEQNYQLKYTLKTIEEKSFLVLSLKDACEYLSKKDYTDNWDSEMHESFCYWSFSEWKTSLEEVGFKIQNSSRAYSNPWIIENRYQNKSEIWETVSTSANSLSDLKLVSWPVTNMLLIAVK, encoded by the coding sequence ATGTATTTACTGCTTCCTGGAAGACACCACTTACTTACCAGATTTCAACATGAGTATCTTTCCATGTTGGGAAAAGAAGGGCTTTGGGGAGCAGTGGACATATATGGAAAGGATTTGGAAGTCAAAGAAAAGGTAACGGCAGTTATATTTGCTGTTACCTCCGCCAATCATTATTCCACAAGAAGAAACCCTTTGCCTCTCTACCAAAGGGCGATGATGATCCAGGATTTTTCTTCGGATCTGGGATACTCTTCCTACGTGGTTCCTATCGATGATGTAGGTCATTCGGAACATTTCGGGCAATATACGATTAAAAAAATCGAAGCCGAAACGGACGGACTACTTCGGTTGAATTCCGACAATACGATCGTCTTGTGTTCCACACCTGTTGTAAAGTTATATGAGGATTTGGGGTTTCGTATTTTGCCTGTGGAAAAGATTCCGGGCAAAAAAGAAGAATATCTGACTAAACTGCCGTGGCAGATCATAGAAGGGATTGTTTCAGATGATCGTCCTATCGATAAACATTTGGAATACATCAATTACGTTCATCCGGCTAGCAAACGTTTGTGGAAAGAATACGGAGTGGTTGAAAAGGTTCGACTCTTGTTTTCCGATGCGGTTGTGGGAGAAGACGGTGATCTTACGGAAACCAGGAATTACAACTCGTATGTAAGGGAAATGGACGAGATCGCAGAACTTAAGTTTAACGAAACTAGGGATTTTATCCGCCCTGGCAGAATCGGCGACATAGGTTGTGCCGTCGGTTCCTGGATCAAACTGGCTACGGAAGAATCGGGTTTGGCGGAAAGTGATTTTTACGGAGTGGAGATTGCCCGTAAACTTTACGACATTTGTCACCAAAGGAAAGAGAATGGTGACTTTCAAAATACAAATGTATTTTTCCTTAGGAAAAATGCGGTCACAGGTCTTGTTTTTCCGAAAAGCTCCATGAAAACGATTCATACTTCTTCTTTGACTCATGAGATTGAATCTTATACGGGAAGGAAAAACTTACTAAGTTTCATACAAAACCGCTACGAAGAACTGTCCTTAGGTGGTGTTTGGATCAACCGGGACGTTGTAGGACCGGAAGACAAGGAAAAGGAAGTTTATCTTTGGTTGGATGAAAAAGACGGAATTGCCGATACGGATGCAAAATCGTTCTCTTCAAAGGAAGAAAAGAAAAAACATTTGGATTCTTTATCCACTTATGCGCGATTTTTTCATTTTCAAAGGGATTTTAGAAAAGAACAAAACTATCAATTGAAATATACTTTGAAAACCATCGAAGAAAAATCCTTTCTCGTTCTTTCCTTGAAGGATGCTTGCGAGTATCTTTCTAAAAAAGATTATACCGACAATTGGGATAGTGAGATGCACGAATCTTTTTGTTATTGGTCTTTTTCCGAATGGAAAACTTCTCTCGAAGAAGTAGGATTTAAAATTCAAAACTCTTCCCGGGCGTATAGCAATCCTTGGATTATAGAAAATCGATATCAAAATAAATCTGAAATTTGGGAAACTGTTTCCACTTCCGCAAATTCCCTTTCCGATCTTAAACTTGTGTCCTGGCCCGTTACTAATATGCTTTTGATTGCGGTGAAATAG
- a CDS encoding acetyl-CoA C-acetyltransferase, translating to MEQVCIINGARTAFGNFGGSLKDFSAVDLGVEVSKAAFSRAGIDPASVEESIFGNVIPTGKEGIYLARHIGLKSGVPVSSPALTLNRLCGSGMEAVIQAAKKILLGEAHTVLAGGVESMSNAPYVVRNARFGVRYGNAEFEDSLAQGLTDIYVELPMGMTAENLSDQYKISREEQDEWAAISQERAEAATLSGALKEEILPITLGGKTPVVFDKDEFVRGKAGAAKLSTLKPAFKKDGTVTAGNASGINDGASAVVVTSLTQAKKLGKEPLAIVKGWGLAGCDPAKMGIGPAVAIPIALQKAGLGLKDIGLVEVNEAFAAQYLAVQKELGLDPKITNVNGGAIAIGHPLGASGNRVTLTLALEMRRRGVKYGVASLCIGGGQGIAIVLENPKA from the coding sequence ATGGAACAAGTTTGTATTATAAACGGGGCTAGAACCGCATTCGGAAATTTCGGCGGCTCACTCAAAGATTTTAGCGCAGTGGATTTGGGTGTGGAAGTTTCCAAAGCTGCTTTTTCAAGAGCGGGAATCGACCCTGCTTCAGTGGAAGAATCCATTTTCGGAAACGTAATCCCGACGGGAAAAGAAGGAATTTATTTAGCAAGACATATCGGTTTGAAATCAGGGGTTCCTGTTTCCTCACCCGCCCTCACCTTGAATAGGTTATGCGGTTCAGGGATGGAAGCAGTGATCCAAGCGGCAAAAAAAATCCTACTCGGAGAAGCTCATACGGTTCTTGCCGGTGGAGTGGAATCAATGAGTAACGCGCCTTATGTGGTTCGTAATGCCAGATTCGGAGTGCGTTATGGAAATGCAGAATTTGAAGATTCTTTGGCACAAGGTCTCACCGATATTTATGTGGAACTTCCCATGGGAATGACTGCGGAAAATCTATCCGACCAGTACAAAATTTCCCGTGAAGAACAGGATGAATGGGCAGCGATTTCGCAAGAGAGAGCCGAAGCGGCTACTCTGAGCGGCGCATTGAAAGAAGAGATCCTGCCGATCACCCTCGGAGGAAAGACTCCGGTTGTGTTTGATAAAGACGAATTTGTAAGAGGAAAAGCAGGAGCCGCAAAACTTTCCACTTTGAAGCCGGCGTTCAAAAAAGACGGAACCGTGACTGCAGGAAATGCTTCCGGAATCAATGACGGTGCATCCGCAGTAGTTGTAACATCTCTAACCCAAGCAAAAAAACTCGGCAAAGAACCACTAGCAATTGTTAAAGGTTGGGGACTCGCCGGTTGTGATCCTGCCAAGATGGGAATCGGTCCTGCCGTAGCAATTCCCATCGCTTTGCAAAAAGCAGGCCTTGGTTTGAAAGACATCGGACTGGTTGAAGTAAACGAAGCATTTGCAGCGCAATACCTTGCAGTTCAAAAAGAATTGGGATTGGACCCGAAGATCACTAACGTAAACGGTGGTGCGATTGCAATCGGACATCCGCTCGGAGCATCGGGAAACAGAGTGACTCTTACATTAGCGCTTGAAATGCGAAGAAGAGGGGTTAAATACGGAGTAGCATCGCTTTGTATCGGAGGCGGTCAGGGAATCGCAATCGTTCTAGAAAATCCGAAAGCCTGA
- a CDS encoding DUF6938 domain-containing protein, protein MNEEPLFGLSTGFLSKQMTGLVSTILRKKYSILPDKPIPLRSENSPLYPGLGLIGTNGKSSVETGLIVGSIRMGYGHHRMALSVYSHSLAKKIPTYLHDLLAIESNEAKAISDIDSSYSYLSRLSTDLGGAAEWAWGQFLKQGNLTSLELSCSLADSYKNIMSSLPKDSPVISTHPLNGQIAVAAGFKKVIHLICDNHPQYYLLVPGAINLVQSPSSYMKFLEMGVPKENLSVAGHWVSEDIAKNAIADSEARIKRITYKRKRRFLIPIGGAGAQKGYIKELIHLTKNKLLDKKCYFWINTGDHNKVLNSLESYLNSEKIPYESILNWDDLKKFISTSSFKEEEKDKLPSVVLFNFSNHTEAFSATEKLIRLADVLVTKPSELAFYPIPKLFIRRVGDHEAGSVSRSLELGEGTVECREPEHAADLLGIFASSEEPLLRMNERVIKSSEDGIYNGSKVAVEMAEKFLK, encoded by the coding sequence ATGAACGAGGAACCTCTTTTCGGTTTGAGCACCGGCTTTTTATCCAAACAGATGACTGGGCTTGTCTCTACCATTCTTCGAAAAAAATATTCTATCCTTCCGGACAAACCGATTCCCTTAAGATCCGAAAATTCCCCCCTTTATCCGGGCCTCGGACTCATCGGCACCAATGGAAAATCCTCCGTAGAAACCGGTCTGATCGTCGGATCTATCCGAATGGGATACGGACATCATAGAATGGCTTTGTCCGTTTACTCTCACTCTCTCGCTAAGAAAATTCCCACGTATCTTCATGACTTACTTGCCATCGAATCGAACGAAGCAAAGGCCATTTCCGATATAGACAGTTCTTATAGTTATCTGAGCCGGCTTTCCACCGATCTGGGTGGTGCCGCAGAATGGGCATGGGGCCAGTTTCTAAAACAAGGAAATCTCACCTCACTCGAGTTATCCTGTTCTCTCGCGGATTCGTATAAAAATATAATGTCCTCCCTTCCCAAAGACAGTCCGGTCATTTCCACGCACCCTCTCAACGGACAGATCGCTGTGGCAGCCGGATTCAAAAAAGTCATCCACCTAATCTGTGATAACCATCCTCAGTATTATCTATTAGTTCCGGGTGCAATTAATTTGGTACAAAGCCCTTCTTCTTATATGAAATTCCTTGAAATGGGAGTTCCGAAGGAAAATCTTTCCGTTGCAGGTCATTGGGTTTCCGAAGATATCGCTAAAAATGCGATCGCAGATTCGGAAGCACGTATCAAAAGAATTACTTACAAAAGAAAAAGGCGGTTTTTGATTCCGATCGGTGGAGCAGGAGCGCAAAAAGGATACATCAAAGAACTTATCCATTTAACAAAGAATAAACTATTGGATAAGAAGTGTTATTTTTGGATCAACACCGGAGATCATAACAAAGTACTGAACAGTTTGGAATCTTATCTGAACTCGGAAAAAATACCTTATGAATCCATTTTAAATTGGGATGACTTGAAAAAATTCATCAGCACATCTTCTTTCAAAGAAGAGGAAAAAGATAAATTGCCCTCTGTCGTTCTATTTAATTTTTCCAATCATACGGAAGCATTTTCCGCTACGGAAAAGCTGATTCGATTGGCTGATGTTTTGGTAACAAAACCTTCCGAACTTGCATTTTATCCGATTCCAAAATTATTTATCAGAAGAGTAGGAGATCACGAAGCGGGTTCCGTATCCCGTTCTTTGGAATTGGGAGAAGGAACCGTGGAATGCAGAGAACCGGAACATGCCGCGGATCTGTTGGGAATCTTTGCCTCTTCGGAAGAACCGCTGTTGCGAATGAATGAGAGAGTGATCAAAAGTTCCGAAGACGGAATCTATAACGGAAGCAAGGTGGCCGTCGAGATGGCGGAAAAATTCCTTAAATAA
- a CDS encoding Hpt domain-containing protein, whose translation MNVDWSRIESLVDINDPEDQAWLKDMIVSLLENMAVRMQNLTQLVQSKQAKELQAELHQIKGVAANFGLAAMSKLVVDAEAKVKEGDIEGSVSLSIQVPPVWEETKKELQAKFK comes from the coding sequence TTGAACGTTGACTGGTCCAGAATAGAATCCCTCGTTGATATTAATGATCCGGAAGATCAAGCTTGGCTTAAGGATATGATTGTTTCCTTATTGGAAAACATGGCGGTTCGTATGCAAAATCTTACTCAATTGGTTCAATCCAAACAGGCGAAAGAACTTCAGGCGGAACTGCACCAAATCAAAGGTGTCGCTGCCAATTTCGGTCTTGCTGCCATGTCTAAGCTGGTGGTGGATGCGGAAGCTAAAGTCAAAGAAGGTGATATCGAAGGATCCGTTTCCCTTTCCATTCAGGTTCCTCCCGTTTGGGAAGAAACCAAAAAAGAGCTACAGGCGAAGTTTAAGTAG
- the lpxA gene encoding acyl-ACP--UDP-N-acetylglucosamine O-acyltransferase: MKIHPTAIIDPKAELHESVEVGPFCVIDKDVKIGEGTVLDSNVRIYSGTHIGKFNKIYSGVALGGIPQDLGFKPETKTYLEIGDRNTIRENCVFHRGTKEGEATKIGNDNFLMGNIHIAHDVIVGDNNIIVQSSMLAGHVVVGNKVFISGLVGVHQFARVGDYSMIAGLAKVVKDVPPYCTIDGNPATVIGLNSVGLKRAGLSSDVRNAIKRTYKIIYHSGLNTKQALTELKKDPNPIPEVKYIIEFFESGKRGVTDHRAIGGGGSEE, encoded by the coding sequence ATGAAGATTCACCCCACAGCGATCATTGATCCAAAAGCAGAGCTCCACGAATCCGTGGAAGTAGGTCCGTTTTGCGTTATTGATAAAGACGTAAAAATCGGAGAGGGAACAGTTCTTGATTCCAACGTCCGTATTTATTCGGGAACACATATCGGCAAATTCAACAAAATTTATTCCGGTGTTGCACTAGGCGGAATTCCTCAGGATTTAGGATTCAAACCGGAAACAAAAACCTATCTGGAGATAGGCGATCGTAATACCATCCGGGAAAATTGCGTCTTCCACAGAGGGACCAAAGAAGGCGAAGCAACCAAAATAGGAAATGATAACTTTTTAATGGGAAATATCCATATCGCTCACGATGTAATTGTAGGAGACAACAACATCATCGTACAAAGCAGTATGCTTGCAGGCCATGTTGTAGTCGGAAACAAGGTTTTTATCTCGGGGCTTGTTGGAGTGCATCAGTTTGCGAGAGTGGGAGATTATTCCATGATCGCCGGTCTTGCCAAAGTAGTGAAAGATGTTCCTCCTTATTGCACAATTGACGGAAATCCTGCTACAGTCATCGGGCTCAACTCGGTCGGATTGAAAAGAGCGGGACTTTCTTCGGATGTTCGCAATGCGATCAAAAGAACATACAAAATCATCTACCATAGCGGACTTAACACAAAACAAGCATTAACCGAACTAAAGAAAGATCCTAACCCTATCCCGGAAGTAAAATACATTATCGAGTTTTTTGAATCGGGCAAACGTGGTGTAACCGACCATAGGGCCATAGGTGGTGGTGGTTCGGAAGAATGA
- the galE gene encoding UDP-glucose 4-epimerase GalE yields MRILVTGGAGYIGSHVVLELMELGHNILVVDDMANGNEANLFPGNEFIRGRIQDPNVLKEVFSRPIDAVFHFAAWKAAGESMTNPSKYTLNNLSGTFQLISAMLENDCKYIVFSSSAAVYGTPQYLPLDEKHPLSPENYYGYTKLCTEENLRWFDQLKGLKSASLRYFNAAGYDTKGRVRGIEKAPANLLPIIMEVASGLRQGFEIYGDDYDTPDGTCIRDYIHVSDLATAHVLALKQIMETNQSLTVNLGSESGYSVKEMTDLAEKVVGKPIAHKIVGRRAGDPAKLLASSAKARSLLSWKPIYSEADILLSSMWELYRNL; encoded by the coding sequence ATGAGGATTCTTGTAACCGGTGGTGCCGGCTACATCGGTAGCCATGTTGTTTTAGAATTAATGGAGCTTGGTCATAACATCTTAGTCGTAGATGATATGGCAAACGGGAACGAAGCCAATCTATTTCCCGGAAACGAATTCATCAGAGGTCGTATCCAGGACCCGAATGTCCTAAAGGAAGTTTTCTCCCGCCCGATAGATGCGGTTTTTCATTTCGCAGCATGGAAAGCGGCGGGCGAATCCATGACCAACCCTTCAAAATACACACTCAATAATCTAAGCGGAACATTCCAACTAATATCCGCTATGTTAGAGAATGATTGCAAATACATAGTATTTTCCTCTTCCGCTGCGGTTTATGGAACGCCACAGTATCTTCCCTTGGACGAAAAACATCCACTGTCTCCGGAGAATTACTACGGTTATACGAAACTATGCACCGAGGAAAATTTACGTTGGTTTGATCAGTTGAAAGGTTTAAAGTCCGCTTCTTTGCGATATTTCAATGCTGCCGGTTACGACACCAAAGGAAGAGTTCGTGGAATCGAAAAAGCTCCCGCGAATCTTTTGCCGATCATTATGGAAGTTGCTTCCGGGTTACGGCAAGGTTTCGAAATTTACGGAGATGATTATGATACTCCCGATGGAACTTGCATTAGAGATTATATCCATGTATCGGACCTGGCAACAGCTCACGTACTGGCATTGAAACAGATCATGGAAACTAATCAAAGTTTGACGGTCAATCTCGGTTCGGAATCAGGTTATTCCGTCAAAGAAATGACTGACCTTGCCGAAAAGGTAGTAGGAAAACCGATTGCGCACAAAATCGTAGGGAGACGTGCAGGTGATCCTGCGAAGTTACTCGCCTCTTCTGCAAAAGCAAGATCTCTCTTGAGTTGGAAACCCATCTACAGTGAAGCTGATATCCTTCTTTCCAGCATGTGGGAATTGTATCGAAATCTTTAA